The DNA region TGTTGTTACATCATAACTCGTTCCACAATTTTAATATCGGGAATTGCTAACAACGACGAACGAATTTGTTGAAATCGATCAGCATTACTAATTTTAATAATTGTCTTAATGGTAATATTCATTAAATCACTAGAAATATTAGCTGTCATCATTTGAACTGAAGCATTTAAATGACTTAACACTTTTGTGACATCAACTAACAAAGCGGGACGATCAATTGCTTCAATCCGAATTGCACAATCATACTGTTTATTTTTACAAACCGCTTCATTTCAACTAACTTCCACTTGTCGTTCTTGTTTTTCACTGCTTTGTAAATTACGACAAGTTTTTAAATGTACTTTAATTCCTTCTGCTTTTGAAACATACCCTGTAATTTCTTCATATGGCAATGGCAAACAACATTGTGAAATCACAACCTTAATACTTGAAATTCCTTGCACAATAATATCATCTTTTAACTGGGCTTTTTTATATTGTTTGTCTTGTAGTTTTTTTAGAATTTTTTCATTCTGACTTGTTGCTTGATCTAAATAAATTAAATTAATTGCTTCTTCCAACGTGTATTCATCGTTAGCAACATCTAATAAAAAATCTTCAATATTATTATAGTTAATCGCATGCAATCGTTCTAGTTGCGTTTCTGAATCAACTAATTTTCATTTTAAATCTTTTTTAGCAATGTACTCTTCAATTTGTCCTTTTGTTTGTTTAATTTTTTCTAGGTTAATTGATTTTGTATCATTGGTTGCTTCTGCTAGTTCTTTTTTTAAATATTTTTTAATTTTTTGTAATGCTGATGATGTTTTAGCAACCACTAGCCAAGAATGATTTGGCTTTTGAGTCGCCGCTGTTTTAATGTCAACAACATCTCCTGATTTTAAAACTGTTGAAATTGGAGAGAATAAACCATTGATTTTAGCCCCAATTGTTTTCTCTCCAATTTCAGAGTGAATTTTATAGGCAAAATCAAGCACCGTTGAACCAAATGGCAACGTAACTACTTTCCCGTTTGGCGTTAAAACATAAATTAACGAAGAAAAAATGTCATTTTGAATAATCTCTTCCATTAATTGATCAGGTTTATAAACTTCTTGTTGAATTTCATCTCGTTCTTGCACGGAAATATTTTCTAAATCCAAAATTCGTTTAAAAATATCTAAGCGATCATCAATATCTTTTTGTTTTTTAGCAATATCATAATTTTCGCCTTCTTTATAACGTCAATGAGCAGCAACTCCTTGTTCTGCTAACTCATCCATTTCTTCAGTTCGAATTTGCACTTCAAAAATAACACCATCATCAGCTGCAATTGTTGTATGTAATGATTGATATAAATTATGTTTTGGAGTTGCAATATAATCTTTAAAACGATTATTTAACGGAGTATAATGTTGGTGGACAAATCCTAATACTTTATAACATTCATCAACACTATTTGTAATAATGCGAACTGCTAAAATATCATGAATATCATCAAAGTTTTTTCCAAATTGATTCATTTTACGATAAATTGAATAAATTGATTTGCTCCGACCATATACTTTGACTGACATTTTTTTTTCAGTAATTAAGATTTGTTTTAATTCTTCAATTTTTTGATTAATAGTATTTTCGCGTGCTTTATTACTTGATTCTAGCAACGAAACAATTTTATTATATTGAACCGGATTAATAATTTTAAAACTAATATCTTCAATTTCCTGTTTAACAGCCTTCATTCCTAACCGATGGGCAATTGCTGAATAAATTTCTAAACTTTCGCGGGCAATAATTTGCTGACGTTCTGGTTTTAAATAACCAATTGTTTTTAAATTATGTAACCGATCTGCTAACTTAATAATAATAACACGAATATCTTTTGCCATTGATAAATATAATTTACGTAAATATTGTGCCTTAATTTGTGTTCGGTTTTCTTTCGCAAAATAACTAACTTTTGTTACTCCTTCAACTAAATTAGCAATTTCAATTCCAAACCGTTCTTGTAACTCTTCAAATGTAGCTGGGGTATCTTCTAAAACATCATGCAATAATCCTGCAATTAATGTTTTTGGTCCCATTCGTCATTGTGCCAAAAAAAAGGTTGTTCATAATGGATGATTAATATATGGTATTCCGCTATTACGAACTTGGCCTTGATGTTTTTCTTCTGCATATTCATATGCTTTCTGAATTTCTTTTAATGTTGTCGCATCTTTGATGTACAACTTAATTTGGGCTAAGACCTCTTCGTATTTAATATCCCGATCCACTATAAACAACCCCTTTTCTTTATACTAATTATAATTATATACCGATTAAGCTGAATATTCAATCAGGGTTTTAATTGGATATCCACCTAAATCTTTTTTACCATTTAAATATGTTAAATCAACAACAAAGGCTAATCCAACAATTGTTGCCTGTTTATTTTGAACAAGTTGACAAATTGCTTGTGCTGTTCCTCCTGTTGCTAAAACATCATCAACAATTAAGACACGATCATTTTGTTTTAAATCTTCAACATGCATTTCTAACTGATTAGTCGCATACTCATAACTATACTTAGCGCTAACAACTTGGCGCGGTAATTTCCCCGGTTTTCGAACCGGAACAAAACGCAAGTTTGCAGCATAACTAACTGCTGGTCCAAATAAGAACCCACGTGCTTCTGGAGCAATAATCACCGTTGCTTGTTGTGTAATTGCATAAGCTGCCAATTGATCAACAACCATTTTAAAAACAGAAGGATTATTTAAAATTGGTGTAATGTCCCGAAAAATAACCCCTGGTTTTGGATAATTAGGAATGTCAACAATAAAGTTTTTTAGTTCCATTTTTTCAAAATACCTTTCTTGGTTAATAATTTAATCATTAATACCAATCACAGTTTGTTCATCAATTTCAACACGTTGTGAATCTAAATAATTTTTAACACGGATTTTATTTAAAGCCCGATATTTTTCTAAGGCTACTCAAATTGGAATTCCAACAAATAATGTTGCAAACATTCCAGCAATTAAACCAATTAAAATCACAATATTAAAGCCAAACCATGTTCCTGAAAAAGCAGCTAAAGTAATTAATAAAACTGCAAACATAATTCCTAGTGTCAAACAATGTTGTAGCATTTGTTTAATCGTAATATTAGCAACTTTTTGCAAAAAGTTATGTTCATAATTATAAACTCTAAAGTCTTTACGAACTTCACGAATTACTTTATTATTTTTACTTTTAATATCTTTTGCCGCTAATTGTGTTCGTTTTAATTGATCATGATATTGTTTTTTAATTTCTCGTAAGGTTAATTCAGGATGTTTGATTGCTAATTTCTTTAATTCTTCTTGATAATAAGCTTTATGTGCCCGACGTAAACGTTTAATTTGTGAACGGTGCTCTGACATATAGGTGAAAAATGTTTCATATTCACGAATATTAATCGCTTTTTTATTTTGTTTTGCCCGAACCATTACCATTGTTGCAAAGGCAATTGCAAAACCAAAAATTGCTAAGAATGCGATTGACATTTCAAAAGTAATTAATACTTGAGTAATAATTGCAATTGCAATAGTTGTGACTAAAGCAAATAAACTAGCTAAAACCATTCCTACAAATTGCGCTCAGTCTAAACGGAATAAAGTATAAACAAAGATACATGCTAATCCAACACCAATACTAATTGCGGCATTTTTTAGAATATAGCCTTCCATAACCGGATCAGTCTGTTGCAATGCTAATGAAGGGTCATCGGGGGTTGCATTATAAAATGATGCAATGGCTGTTAACAATTCTCGTTCAAAAGTCCCCTTTGTAATATTGGTACTAACAACTAAAATTCGGTTATTAACGCCACTTTCTTGTTTTTTAAGAATATAAATATTGTAACTAAAATTATAACGCGCTGTTTTGCGAATACTTTCTAATTGCGTTGATAACTTTGCAATTGCTGTTTCATCGTTATTCGTTCCTCATAAATCTTGATTAATCGTAAAATTAATTCCTGGCTTAATTGAATTAGCAACATTTGCTTTTCCAGCAAAAGCAATTGCTAACGCAACAATTAATAAAATAATTCCAACGACTGGTGTTCATTTTGTAATATTATAAAATGTTCACTTTCCTACTTTATATTGCTTTCCTTTTTTTGGTATTACAGTTGCAACATTATCATTCGCTGCTATGACAGGTTCACTTGTTTCTGGCATTTGCAATTGAGCACTAGCAGCTAATGCGTCTGGTGCTGTTGTTAGTGCAACTCTTTTTTTCATGAATAATTTTCATAATGAAAAACGTGAAACATCTAATCAAGGGTGTTTTTCTTGTCAACGTAATTTAATAACAATTCAGTACATTAAACGCGCAACAGCAAATACCATTACAATGGAAATAATTAATCCAACTAGTAAAATTGTGGCAAATGAATTAATATTATTTGTTCCTAATCAAAACAATGATAATCCTAAAATAATTAAAACTACTAATGCATCAATAAAGACCGCAATTGTTTGTTTATTAGCAATTTTCATTGCCGGTTCAAATGGAATTTGATTTTCGTACCGCTCACGTTTATACCGTGAAAAGAATAACAAGTTTCCTTCAAGTGCTAAACCAAATGCAATCATTAATGCCGCAATACTTTCTGGCGAAATTTGAACTTTCAATAGCGAAGAAAAATATAATGTTGCAATTATTGTAAACAATAACGTTAAAATTGCAATAAAACCAAATAAACGATAATAAACTAATAAAACAACGAAGATTGCTAATACTAATACTCCTAAAATGATTAAAGAAATTTTAAAAACACTAGCTGAAACAACAGGTGGAATTTCACGATAACCACGAATAACAAACTCTAAACCACTTAAGCCCCCATTAATTAAATTACTAATTTGACGAGATTCAGTTTCAGTTGAAGTTGTAATTTGATTTGAATTTTCAGCAGCTCCTGTCCCAAGTTTAATTGAATTTCAATTAATGATATGTTCTTTATATAAATCTGTTAATGCAGTATTATATTCAATAATTGTTTGTAAATATGGTCGTAACGGATCAATAAACTGATTTGTTGTTGCTGTTTTATCATTTGGGTCAATTAATAACCTGTCGAGTGGTACAGAAGTAAAACGAAAACGGGCATCTTCCATTCAAGTTTGAACTTGCGAAATTGGATAACTTAAAGCTAAATCTAGTAAATTACCAGTGCGAAGTTGTGAAGTTCCAGCATCATAATATTCAACATTAAAAATTTGATAAATATTACTTCAATCACTCGCCGAAACTTTACTACGAATTTCAGCATTAAAAACAGTTGCAATTGCTGGAATATTTTCAGTATCATGACGTAAATCATCAATAAATTGACCAATATCAGTTCAAATATACAATGGTTGTGCTTGACCCCCACCTTCTGATGGTTTTAAACTATTAATAATACTATCTCATTTTGCTTGATCTTTAATTTTTAAAGTAATAATTGGGCGACGATTTTGATCAACCCCTGTTGTTGAACCTGAAATAACATCACTTAATGGTGTTCGTTCTTTTGTTCCATTGTTATCACCAACTAGTAAGTCTTTTCCTTTACTATCTGTTAAGTAAATTGCTCCTAAGCGTTGAATTACTTTGCTCAAAGCATTATAAGATTTAAACATATCTTTTCCAACAACAACTTCAACAGCGCTGCGACCTAATGTTTGTAAATATAAATTTTGATTTGATAATGGATCTAATTTATTACGTAATAAATCCAATCCTTTTTTACTATCACCATTTGGTGTATCTGGTGAAAAATTAGGATCATTTTTATCTAAAACATTAACCTGAACTTGATATCCACCTGAATAAGCAATTCCAGTTTTATATGAATAACGAAAACTATCAGCTGAAAAATAAGCACCAACAATCATTGCAACAATTAAAACAATCAAAGTTCCAATGCGAATAATTAATTTGCTAATTGCCTTTTTATTTTTTGGTTCTTTAATTGTTGTAATTTGTTCGTTTTTCTTCACGTTTTACACCACTGTTCTATTTTAAAACTTTTCTTTATATATTGTACACTATTAGTTGTTTAATTTTATTATTTAATAAACATATCTTTAAAATCTTCTAAGGATAAATCAGCCGCAGTAATTTTTTGATTATTCATAAATTCAATCATCCGATTAATCTTGATATTAAAGATATAATAAGCTACTTCACTAACATCAATAATTGTTTTATCGACTAAAATCATCTTTATTAAATAATCTGCAACATCTTGTTCCGTGATATTTGGATTAGATAATCTTAAATCAACTGCTTTTAAACTAATCATTTTACAGGCATAATTTGCAATTTGTTCTTGTTCCTTTTTATGATTGTGGCTCATTTTTACACCTTACCTTAGTTCCAATTATTATTATAACCGACTTCTCAAAAAAATTAAGTAAATTATGTAATATTTTTTAAAAATTCCACTGCTTTATTTGTTAAAACCCGTCCACGCGATGTTTTTACTAAATAACCTTTTTTTAACAAGAAAGGTTCTAAAATATTTGTAATTGTTAGCAATGGTTCGGATAAAACTTGACTTAAGGTGCTTAACCCAACTGGTTGTGTCTGAAAAAGAAGATAAATTTGTTTTAAGTAATTTACTTCTCCTCATTCTAAACCATCTTGATAAACCTTTAAATTATTTAAAATTTCTTGTAAAAATTTTAATTTTATCAGTTGTGGGGTTACTAATAAATAGTCATAAATCCGATAAAATAATTTTAGAGCGGCACGTGGATTATTTCGACTATAACTAGCTAAAAAAACTAGTTCCTCTAATGATAATTTTATTCCTACTTTTAAAAACAAATTATTTAAAATTTGTTGCATATCATCATTAGTATATTCATCAAAATGAAAAATTGTTGTAAAACGATTTAATAATGGTTGTGGCACTTGATATAGTAATGTTGTTGCTGCTACCAAGGTAAAAAATGGTAACGGTAAAACAACATTTTTTGTATTATAATCTTTTCCCAACAATAAGTTTAAACAGTTATCATCTAAAACCGGGTATAAAATTTCAGCAACCTCACGACTAATTGCATGAACCTCATCAATAAAAACTAAATTAAATGCTTTTACCTGCATTAAAGAACTAATTAAATCACTTGGTTTTTGCAAATTTGGGCCATGTAAAAGTAATAGTTTTTGTTGTAACGAAGTTTTGATTAAATGTGCTAAACTAGTTTTTCCAACACCACTATTGCCAACAAATAACATATGTTTTAATGGTAGTTGCTGCTTTTGACTAGCTGCTAACATAATTTTTAAATTCATTTTAATATTTGCTTGACCAATATAACTGTCAAAATTAACCGGGTGAAAATTAAACTGTATCATTTTGACTAATTCTAAAT from Spiroplasma sp. NBRC 100390 includes:
- a CDS encoding RelA/SpoT family protein, with product MDRDIKYEEVLAQIKLYIKDATTLKEIQKAYEYAEEKHQGQVRNSGIPYINHPLWTTFFLAQWRMGPKTLIAGLLHDVLEDTPATFEELQERFGIEIANLVEGVTKVSYFAKENRTQIKAQYLRKLYLSMAKDIRVIIIKLADRLHNLKTIGYLKPERQQIIARESLEIYSAIAHRLGMKAVKQEIEDISFKIINPVQYNKIVSLLESSNKARENTINQKIEELKQILITEKKMSVKVYGRSKSIYSIYRKMNQFGKNFDDIHDILAVRIITNSVDECYKVLGFVHQHYTPLNNRFKDYIATPKHNLYQSLHTTIAADDGVIFEVQIRTEEMDELAEQGVAAHWRYKEGENYDIAKKQKDIDDRLDIFKRILDLENISVQERDEIQQEVYKPDQLMEEIIQNDIFSSLIYVLTPNGKVVTLPFGSTVLDFAYKIHSEIGEKTIGAKINGLFSPISTVLKSGDVVDIKTAATQKPNHSWLVVAKTSSALQKIKKYLKKELAEATNDTKSINLEKIKQTKGQIEEYIAKKDLKWKLVDSETQLERLHAINYNNIEDFLLDVANDEYTLEEAINLIYLDQATSQNEKILKKLQDKQYKKAQLKDDIIVQGISSIKVVISQCCLPLPYEEITGYVSKAEGIKVHLKTCRNLQSSEKQERQVEVSWNEAVCKNKQYDCAIRIEAIDRPALLVDVTKVLSHLNASVQMMTANISSDLMNITIKTIIKISNADRFQQIRSSLLAIPDIKIVERVMM
- a CDS encoding adenine phosphoribosyltransferase — protein: MELKNFIVDIPNYPKPGVIFRDITPILNNPSVFKMVVDQLAAYAITQQATVIIAPEARGFLFGPAVSYAANLRFVPVRKPGKLPRQVVSAKYSYEYATNQLEMHVEDLKQNDRVLIVDDVLATGGTAQAICQLVQNKQATIVGLAFVVDLTYLNGKKDLGGYPIKTLIEYSA
- a CDS encoding protein translocase SecDF, variant type, which gives rise to MKKNEQITTIKEPKNKKAISKLIIRIGTLIVLIVAMIVGAYFSADSFRYSYKTGIAYSGGYQVQVNVLDKNDPNFSPDTPNGDSKKGLDLLRNKLDPLSNQNLYLQTLGRSAVEVVVGKDMFKSYNALSKVIQRLGAIYLTDSKGKDLLVGDNNGTKERTPLSDVISGSTTGVDQNRRPIITLKIKDQAKWDSIINSLKPSEGGGQAQPLYIWTDIGQFIDDLRHDTENIPAIATVFNAEIRSKVSASDWSNIYQIFNVEYYDAGTSQLRTGNLLDLALSYPISQVQTWMEDARFRFTSVPLDRLLIDPNDKTATTNQFIDPLRPYLQTIIEYNTALTDLYKEHIINWNSIKLGTGAAENSNQITTSTETESRQISNLINGGLSGLEFVIRGYREIPPVVSASVFKISLIILGVLVLAIFVVLLVYYRLFGFIAILTLLFTIIATLYFSSLLKVQISPESIAALMIAFGLALEGNLLFFSRYKRERYENQIPFEPAMKIANKQTIAVFIDALVVLIILGLSLFWLGTNNINSFATILLVGLIISIVMVFAVARLMYWIVIKLRWQEKHPWLDVSRFSLWKLFMKKRVALTTAPDALAASAQLQMPETSEPVIAANDNVATVIPKKGKQYKVGKWTFYNITKWTPVVGIILLIVALAIAFAGKANVANSIKPGINFTINQDLWGTNNDETAIAKLSTQLESIRKTARYNFSYNIYILKKQESGVNNRILVVSTNITKGTFERELLTAIASFYNATPDDPSLALQQTDPVMEGYILKNAAISIGVGLACIFVYTLFRLDWAQFVGMVLASLFALVTTIAIAIITQVLITFEMSIAFLAIFGFAIAFATMVMVRAKQNKKAINIREYETFFTYMSEHRSQIKRLRRAHKAYYQEELKKLAIKHPELTLREIKKQYHDQLKRTQLAAKDIKSKNNKVIREVRKDFRVYNYEHNFLQKVANITIKQMLQHCLTLGIMFAVLLITLAAFSGTWFGFNIVILIGLIAGMFATLFVGIPIWVALEKYRALNKIRVKNYLDSQRVEIDEQTVIGIND
- the ruvB gene encoding Holliday junction branch migration DNA helicase RuvB, which encodes MIQFNFHPVNFDSYIGQANIKMNLKIMLAASQKQQLPLKHMLFVGNSGVGKTSLAHLIKTSLQQKLLLLHGPNLQKPSDLISSLMQVKAFNLVFIDEVHAISREVAEILYPVLDDNCLNLLLGKDYNTKNVVLPLPFFTLVAATTLLYQVPQPLLNRFTTIFHFDEYTNDDMQQILNNLFLKVGIKLSLEELVFLASYSRNNPRAALKLFYRIYDYLLVTPQLIKLKFLQEILNNLKVYQDGLEWGEVNYLKQIYLLFQTQPVGLSTLSQVLSEPLLTITNILEPFLLKKGYLVKTSRGRVLTNKAVEFLKNIT